GGGGTAATCGTGTGGTTGGCTGGTATTCCTGTTGTTGTCTGCGCAGGCAGTGGCCCCAAGGCAAGTTGTTGCCCGGCTTGAATGTCGTCGCCTTGAAGCTTGTTCCAGTGTTTGATGTTGGCTACCGTCACGTTGTATTTGCGAGCGATGCCAAACAACGTCTCGCCTTTCTGCACTTCATGGTATCGCGGCCCTGTCGTGGCGGGGGTGGTTGGTTCGGGCGGCGCAGTCACCCAAATTTTGTCGCACACTTTTATTTGCGCGGGGTCTTGCAGCTTGTTCCACAACAAGAGCAATTTGCGGTCCACGTTGTAAGCGCGGGCAATTGAGGCAAGCGAATCGCCCGGCTGCACCACATGGTAGCCATAGCCGGGTGGGGTAGGGCAGTTGACCAAAGGCACGTTGCCACTCGTCTCAGTAGGTTTTGTGTGAAAAGTCTCTTTGTCAGGCTCGGCAAATGGGTTGTAAGGCTTGCCGTTTGGGTCGTTTGGGTTGGTAGCGTCGGTGGGCAAACGGGTGATGAAGGTGGCGGTTCCGTCTTCATTGTTTGCGGGTGTGTGGCATGTCGCGTAAATGTAATCGTCCAAGTTCATGCCGTTGACGCGCAGTAGGCGATAGATGTTTTGCTCCATTTCACTGCCATTGCGCCCCGTTCGGTCGCTGATGATGCCAATGCTCGGAATTACTTCCACATCTGCTCGCGGCGCATCGGGGCGGGTAGGCTCCAATCGGAAAGCGTATAGCTGCTGGCAGTCCTGTCCGCGTCGCCCCGTCAGATACACGGGCGATGCCACACCGGGGCGCGACAGGTTGCGGGCGTAGTTGATGCTCGCTGTGTCCATGACAAAATCATAGTTGGGAGAGCGGAAGGCGAAATAGGTGCCCGAGCGCGCGATGTAACCAGCGGACTCGACAGGATAGGAGTGAAATCCGTTTTGCACCTTGAACACCACATAAGCCAAACGCCCACCCGCGTTAATGTTGTCAATCAGCGTAGCGTTAATCTCGTCGTGCTGACACATCACGGCACCTGCGGGCAAGTAGGTCGTCTTGAGCGGGTCCTTGTTGCTAATGACAAAAAAATACAACTCGCTCGCCCCTTTCGGAATCGAGTACATCAGCAGGTTCTGCTCCGTGTAGGTGTATTGATATTCCAACTGGTTGGTACATTCGGGGTTAAACTGGATGTAGAGCGGTGATTGGGCATTCAGCGCCGACAACACCAAAAAAAAGGTTAGGAAAGTAAAGGTGGTTCGCCTCATACGATAATTTTTTTCAGGGCTAAAACGGTTTGAAGTGATTTTGATTTTTCCCAAAATTCGCTATTTTTTCAAAAAATGGAAATTCTGAAACGCTGTGCAAGATTAGGCCAAAATTTTCAAACAAGAGGCTGAAAATCAGTACAATAATAAAATTCATAAAAAAATTCACCCTCGAACGATTTTTTTTTCGTAAAAACTTGGCGTGTCAACCCCTCCCCGCCGGGAGGAGTTGACACGCCAAGTTTTTATTTTTTTTCAACAAATCCGTCACTCGGTGCGACAACATCACACGGCAGACCGTCAAGGCCAAGCAATTTTGCATAAAACAGCCCCATGATTTTGTCAGCCATGCGAACCAATCAGGAACATCCCAGCCAATATCGTCAACGCAAGGTTTTTTTGAACCAACGACGCTCGCAATCCTTTGAAAATCACACAAATCAATCAAGGGAATCCCTGCCTTGCCAATTGGCAGGTTCAAATCTTCTTTAATCTGGGTATAACTTTGCGCCATGAATAAAAGACCTCTCATCCTAGTCACGAACGACGACGGCATCGTCGCCCCCGGCATCCGAGTCTTGGTCGAAATCGCATCCGCCCTCGGCGATGTGGTAGTGGTAGCCCCTGACTCGCCCCAAAGCGGACAGGGACATGCCATCACCATCCACGACCCCCTGCGCCTGAAAAAAGTCAATCTT
This genomic interval from Saprospiraceae bacterium contains the following:
- a CDS encoding LysM peptidoglycan-binding domain-containing protein, with amino-acid sequence MRRTTFTFLTFFLVLSALNAQSPLYIQFNPECTNQLEYQYTYTEQNLLMYSIPKGASELYFFVISNKDPLKTTYLPAGAVMCQHDEINATLIDNINAGGRLAYVVFKVQNGFHSYPVESAGYIARSGTYFAFRSPNYDFVMDTASINYARNLSRPGVASPVYLTGRRGQDCQQLYAFRLEPTRPDAPRADVEVIPSIGIISDRTGRNGSEMEQNIYRLLRVNGMNLDDYIYATCHTPANNEDGTATFITRLPTDATNPNDPNGKPYNPFAEPDKETFHTKPTETSGNVPLVNCPTPPGYGYHVVQPGDSLASIARAYNVDRKLLLLWNKLQDPAQIKVCDKIWVTAPPEPTTPATTGPRYHEVQKGETLFGIARKYNVTVANIKHWNKLQGDDIQAGQQLALGPLPAQTTTGIPANHTITPPATSAPPNPAILPPGRLMHKTLAGETLNDIAWKYGYATPYLRHINRTNKNLPPGNDDRLQEGTLLVVSDGRGEREDLLTYSPPVQHSQAPTAPSVKASSMTQGANNTPFSPPAIRQPSNFEYVGEYIVQSGDTLASIAQRYGISPEKLAAANNLAANQEPTPRSILKIPK